One Fontisphaera persica DNA window includes the following coding sequences:
- a CDS encoding GYF domain-containing protein: METTRYYVRGADQREYGPVDASVIRRWLEEGRLNHASLLRREDSSQWQALGTWPDWQDVVPPPPVVVAPLPSTTATVPTPPANKPRLSALAVGSLVAGLLTPCTLGLSGLAGLVMAIMALVRFQRHPGRWQGRGLAIGGLCVSAALGMLMLILLLGVALPNFQKARETSQRNACLNHLRQLDAAKEQWFRENKKRNTDAPTWDDLVGPGKYFQQKPVCPAGGTYTLGDMMTEPACSIPKHSLQYPMTRRPPR, from the coding sequence ATGGAGACAACCCGCTATTACGTACGAGGAGCTGACCAGCGTGAATATGGCCCGGTGGATGCCTCCGTAATCCGACGTTGGTTGGAGGAAGGGCGCCTTAATCACGCCAGCCTGTTGCGCCGCGAGGACTCCTCCCAGTGGCAGGCCCTGGGCACATGGCCGGACTGGCAGGACGTGGTGCCACCGCCCCCGGTGGTGGTGGCGCCATTGCCCTCCACGACCGCCACCGTCCCCACGCCCCCTGCTAACAAGCCCCGGCTCAGCGCGCTGGCGGTGGGCTCATTGGTGGCAGGGTTGTTGACCCCCTGCACCCTGGGCCTCTCCGGCCTGGCCGGACTGGTCATGGCCATCATGGCCCTGGTCCGCTTCCAACGCCATCCCGGACGCTGGCAGGGCAGGGGACTGGCCATTGGCGGCCTCTGCGTTTCGGCCGCGCTCGGCATGTTGATGCTGATTTTGCTGTTGGGGGTGGCCCTGCCCAACTTCCAGAAAGCCCGCGAAACCTCCCAGCGCAATGCCTGCCTCAATCACCTGCGCCAGTTGGACGCCGCCAAGGAGCAATGGTTTCGTGAAAATAAAAAGCGCAACACTGACGCGCCCACCTGGGACGACTTGGTGGGGCCGGGCAAGTATTTCCAGCAAAAACCTGTCTGCCCGGCCGGCGGCACTTACACCCTGGGCGACATGATGACCGAGCCTGCCTGCTCCATCCCCAAGCACTCCCTGCAATACCCCATGACCCGGCGCCCGCCCCGTTAA
- a CDS encoding LuxR C-terminal-related transcriptional regulator — MATTLTLISADAALRARLVPLFNDSPSFHCVGVYASAAQLCAQSRTSPSDLLLLDVDWQQPGWLADVGRARLLAGEAAVVVLTPDESPEMLVLAMAHGACGYVLRQESGAAMLARLEEVARGLSPISGAVARQLIQRVQGQSVATRHLARLSLREKEILEFLALGYPYKQIADQLAISINTVRTYVRRLYAKLEVPCRAHAVLKCQPAPWGAVQQVMAGPGGTGPLPSLAARCGLPTDRKLV, encoded by the coding sequence ATGGCCACCACCCTGACGTTGATTTCTGCGGATGCCGCGCTGCGGGCGCGGCTGGTGCCGCTGTTCAATGACTCGCCGTCGTTTCATTGCGTGGGCGTTTATGCCTCGGCGGCGCAACTGTGCGCACAAAGCCGCACGAGTCCCTCGGACTTGCTGCTGCTGGACGTGGACTGGCAGCAGCCCGGCTGGCTGGCGGATGTGGGCCGGGCGCGATTGCTGGCGGGGGAGGCGGCGGTGGTGGTTTTGACGCCGGATGAGTCCCCGGAGATGCTGGTGCTGGCGATGGCCCATGGGGCCTGCGGGTACGTGTTGCGGCAGGAAAGCGGCGCGGCGATGCTGGCGCGGCTGGAGGAGGTGGCGCGGGGGTTGTCGCCGATTTCCGGGGCGGTGGCCCGGCAGCTTATTCAGCGGGTGCAGGGGCAGTCGGTGGCCACGCGGCATCTGGCACGCCTGTCTTTGCGGGAGAAGGAAATTCTGGAATTTCTGGCGCTGGGTTATCCTTACAAGCAAATTGCCGACCAGCTTGCCATCAGCATCAACACGGTGCGGACGTACGTGCGCCGTCTCTATGCGAAGCTGGAGGTGCCCTGCCGCGCGCATGCGGTGTTGAAGTGCCAGCCGGCGCCGTGGGGCGCGGTGCAACAGGTCATGGCGGGCCCTGGCGGGACGGGACCGCTGCCGTCGCTGGCCGCAAGATGCGGCTTGCCAACTGACCGCAAGCTGGTTTAA